Proteins found in one Vicia villosa cultivar HV-30 ecotype Madison, WI unplaced genomic scaffold, Vvil1.0 ctg.000232F_1_1_3, whole genome shotgun sequence genomic segment:
- the LOC131625646 gene encoding polygalacturonase QRT2-like translates to MYPQIFTILVSFGLCFASYLEETHFQSKYEQFGVMARTYRPSIAPLRSQKTVNVNNYGARANDGQIDNKAFETAWNEACSNGRVLVVPGNSVYHLKPITFSGPCQHNTAVKIYGTIKAWPKMSAYEEDRTLWIKFENVTNLIVNGGGTINGNGQIWWKKSCKVNKTLPCKGAPTAVTFSDCNNLKLNNLKFKNAQQMHIRVQDCNNVWASNLIIKAPGNSPNTDGFHVTHSQNVFITNSIIGTGDDCISIVSGSKNIRATDIICGPGHGISIGSLGQDKSEAQVSNVEVNRATLKGSTNGVRIKTWQGGSGYAKNIKFLNIVMHNVTNPIIIDQNYCDRKTECQEQDSAVQLSNVVYQNIRGTSASEVAIKLECSKSVPCKGIHLQDVILTPQGNDDAIAKCENVRYTNSGKFFPKCQP, encoded by the exons ATGTATCCACAAATTTTCACCATTTTAGTCTCATTTGGCTTGTGTTTTGCCTCTTACTTAGAAGAAACACATTTTCAATCAAAATATGAACAATTTGGTGTCATGGCAAGGACTTATCGTCCATCTATCGCACCTTTGCGGTCTCAAAAAACGGTTAATGTCAACAACTATGGAGCTAGAGCTAACGACGGACAAATTGATAATAAG GCATTTGAAACGGCATGGAATGAGGCATGTTCTAATGGGAGAGTTCTTGTAGTACCTGGAAATAGTGTCTATCATCTAAAGCCAATAACATTTTCAGGACCATGTCAACACAATACTGCAGTAAAG ATTTATGGAACAATCAAAGCATGGCCTAAAATGTCAGCATATGAAGAAGATAGGACGCTATGGATTAAGTTTGAGAATGTCACAAATCTAATAGTTAATGGTGGTGGAACCATTAATGGAAATGGACAAATATGGTGGAAGAAATCTTGCAAAGTCAATAAAACCCTT CCATGCAAAGGGGCACCAACG GCTGTGACATTCAGTGACTGCAACAACTTGAAATTGAATAACCTAAAGTTCAAAAATGCACAACAAATGCATATAAGGGTTCAGGATTGCAACAATGTTTGGGCTTCAAATCTAATAATCAAAGCACCTGGAAATAGCCCCAACACTGATGGATTTCATGTCACTCACTCACAAAATGTTTTTATAACCAACAGCATAATTGGCACag GTGATGATTGTATTTCAATAGTAAGTGGGTCCAAAAATATTAGAGCTACAGATATCATATGTGGACCAGGACATGGAATAAG CATTGGAAGCTTAGGACAAGATAAGTCAGAAGCTCAAGTGTCCAATGTGGAAGTGAACAGAGCAACACTAAAAGGAAGCACTAATGGAGTTAGAATTAAGACTTGGCAG GGAGGCTCTGGCTATGCAAAAAACATCAAATTTCTCAACATAGTTATGCATAATGTGACTAATCCCATAATCATAGATCAAAATTATTGTGACCGAAAAACAGAATGTCAAGAGCAG GACTCTGCAGTGCAATTGAGCAATGTAGTGTATCAAAACATAAGAGGAACAAGTGCCTCAGAAGTGGCAATCAAACTTGAATGCAGCAAGTCTGTTCCATGCAAAGGAATTCATTTGCAAGATGTGATTTTAACACCACAAGGCAATGATGACGCCATTGCAAAATGTGAAAATGTTAGATATACAAATAGTGGAAAGTTTTTTCCTAAATGTCAACCTTGA
- the LOC131625660 gene encoding actin-related protein 7: MEAAVIDAGSSLLKAGFAIPDQTPAMIIPSQMKRMVDEKGLVGDNGNGQLVVDDVAVEPVVRGYVRDWDAMEDLLNYVLYSGLGWEIGNEGQILFTDPLCTPKANKEQLVQLMFETFNISGFYASEQAVLSLYAVGRISGCTVDIGHGKIDIAPVIEGAVNHIASRRFEFGGTDLTNYLAQELGKSNPQVNISMSDVEKIKQLYSCCAEDDFAYLKTKDHCPVETHTLPDGQVITIGRERYTVGEALFQPSLLGLEAHGIVEQLVRTISTVTSDNHRQLLENTVVCGGTSSMTGFEERFQKESLLSSSAVRPTLVKPPEYMPENLTMYSAWVGGAILAKVVFPQNQHVTKADYDENGPSIVHRKCF, from the exons ATGGAAGCTGCAGTTATCGACGCCGGTAGCAGCCTCCTCAAAGCCGGTTTCGCAATTCCCGATCAAACTCCCGCCatg ATTATTCCTAGTCAGATGAAACGAATGGTTGATGAGAAAGGTTTAGTAGGTGATAATGGTAATGGTCAGTTAGTGGTGGATGATGTTGCGGTGGAGCCGGTGGTGAGAGGTTATGTTAGAGATTGGGATGCTATGGAGGATTTGTTGAATTATGTTTTGTATTCTGGTCTTGGATGGGAGATTGGGAATGAAGGTCAAATTCTCTTTACGGATCCACTTTGTACTCCTAAG GCTAACAAAGAACAGTTAGTGCAACTAATGTTTGAAACATTCAACATATCAGGGTTTTATGCCTCGGAGCAGGCAGTGTTGTCACTCTATGCTGTTGGAAGGATCTCTGGATGCACGGTTGATATTGGTCATGGAAAAATAG ATATTGCTCCAGTTATTGAGGGTGCTGTTAACCACATTGCCTCGAGAAGATTTGAGTTTGGAGGTACTGATCTAACTAATTATCTGGCTCAAGAACTAGGCAAATCCAATCCGCAAGTGAATATCAGTATGTCTGATGTTGAGAAAATAAAACAGCTATACTCATGTTGTGCTGAAGATGACTTTGCTTATCTGAAGACCAAAGATCATTGTCCTGTGGAGACACATACCCTTCCTGATGGACAG GTGATAACAATTGGAAGAGAAAGATACACAGTTGGTGAAGCTTTATTCCAGCCAAGTCTATTGGGTTTAGAGGCTCATGGCATTGTAGAGCAGCTTGTCCGTACTATTTCAACAGTGACATCTGATAATCATCGGCAACTTCTGGAAAATACTGTGGTTTGTGGTGGCACTTCTTCTATGACTG GTTTTGAAGAGAGATTTCAGAAGGAATCTTTGCTAAGTTCATCTGCTGTTCGACCGACCTTGGTTAAG CCTCCAGAATACATGCCTGAAAATTTAACCATGTATTCTGCATGGGTGGGAGGTGCTATACTCGCCAAAGTAGTTTTTCCTCAAAATCAGCATGTAACTAAGGCAGATTATGATGAAAATGGACCTTCCATTGTTCACCGAAAATGCTTCTGA